One stretch of Prunus persica cultivar Lovell chromosome G1, Prunus_persica_NCBIv2, whole genome shotgun sequence DNA includes these proteins:
- the LOC18793251 gene encoding uncharacterized protein LOC18793251 isoform X3: protein MLPCLLHLHQPVLVALLKIPRESCLNQPNKIMRESCLMHVIKHSNLRCLEWWWLFNLYFKSLELVKYDWSKLYRKRKVRRGSSKYLKKVVTMANSERKLFLKYNKSNERFTNVIAEDQASKGCLPEKVLSEQQSVVHKETVKHVVHHSCRSSMSGKGLLRSHLRKLVD from the exons ATGCTCCCCTGCTTGCTTCACCTCCATCAGCCAGTACTAGTAGCCCTCCTAAAG ATTCCCCGTGAAAGTTGTCTTAATCAGCCAAACAAAATCATGCGTGAATCATGTTTGATGCATGTGATCAAGCATAGCAACTTAAGATGTttggagtggtggtggttatttaatttatactttaaaaGCTTGGAGCTGGTGAAGTATGACTGGTCAAAATTATatcgaaaaagaaaagtaagaaGAG GGTCTTCAAAGTACCTTAAGAAGGTCGTCACCATGGCCAATTCAGAGaggaaattatttttaaaatacaacaaaTCAAATGAACGGTTTACAAATGTGATAGCAGAGGATCAAGCCTCCAAGGGCTGTCTTCCTGAAAAAGTCCTTTCAGAGCAGCAATCTGTAGTGCACAAGGAAACAGTGAAGCATGTGGTTCACCATAGCTGTCGCTCATCGATGTCAG GGAAAGGACTGCTCAGATCGCACCTAAGGAAGCTTGTTGACTGA
- the LOC18793251 gene encoding uncharacterized protein LOC18793251 isoform X1, whose product MVKKMLLEVQKKRPIKRNKKKLLKKVIDFLISNSYMFAPLISHPPHGFSSPMKTRASITGVEGRKPIKGNNKRLLKKVGDYLKSDSYMYAPLLASPPSASTSSPPKGSSKYLKKVVTMANSERKLFLKYNKSNERFTNVIAEDQASKGCLPEKVLSEQQSVVHKETVKHVVHHSCRSSMSGKGLLRSHLRKLVD is encoded by the exons ATGGTGAAGAAAATGTTGCTAGaagttcaaaagaaaagaccCATTAAGCGTAATAAGAAGAAACTGCTAAAGAAAGTCATAGACTTTCTCATTTCTAACTCTTACATGTTTGCTCCTCTAATTTCTCATCCACCTCACGGCTTTAGCTCACCCATGAAGACAAGGGCTTCTATTACAg GAGTGGAAGGAAGGAAACCCATTAAAGGAAACAACAAGAGGTTGCTGAAGAAGGTTGGGGACTATCTGAAGTCTGACTCTTACATGTATGCTCCCCTGCTTGCTTCACCTCCATCAGCCAGTACTAGTAGCCCTCCTAAAG GGTCTTCAAAGTACCTTAAGAAGGTCGTCACCATGGCCAATTCAGAGaggaaattatttttaaaatacaacaaaTCAAATGAACGGTTTACAAATGTGATAGCAGAGGATCAAGCCTCCAAGGGCTGTCTTCCTGAAAAAGTCCTTTCAGAGCAGCAATCTGTAGTGCACAAGGAAACAGTGAAGCATGTGGTTCACCATAGCTGTCGCTCATCGATGTCAG GGAAAGGACTGCTCAGATCGCACCTAAGGAAGCTTGTTGACTGA
- the LOC18793251 gene encoding uncharacterized protein LOC18793251 isoform X2 has product MVKKMLLEVQKKRPIKRNKKKLLKKVIDFLISNSYMFAPLISHPPHGFSSPMKTRASITGVEGRKPIKGNNKRLLKKVGDYLKSDSYMYAPLLASPPSASTSSPPKGSSKYLKKVVTMANSERKLFLKYNKSNERFTNVIAEDQASKGCLPEKVLSEQQSVVHKETVKHVVHHSCRSSMERTAQIAPKEAC; this is encoded by the exons ATGGTGAAGAAAATGTTGCTAGaagttcaaaagaaaagaccCATTAAGCGTAATAAGAAGAAACTGCTAAAGAAAGTCATAGACTTTCTCATTTCTAACTCTTACATGTTTGCTCCTCTAATTTCTCATCCACCTCACGGCTTTAGCTCACCCATGAAGACAAGGGCTTCTATTACAg GAGTGGAAGGAAGGAAACCCATTAAAGGAAACAACAAGAGGTTGCTGAAGAAGGTTGGGGACTATCTGAAGTCTGACTCTTACATGTATGCTCCCCTGCTTGCTTCACCTCCATCAGCCAGTACTAGTAGCCCTCCTAAAG GGTCTTCAAAGTACCTTAAGAAGGTCGTCACCATGGCCAATTCAGAGaggaaattatttttaaaatacaacaaaTCAAATGAACGGTTTACAAATGTGATAGCAGAGGATCAAGCCTCCAAGGGCTGTCTTCCTGAAAAAGTCCTTTCAGAGCAGCAATCTGTAGTGCACAAGGAAACAGTGAAGCATGTGGTTCACCATAGCTGTCGCTCATCGAT GGAAAGGACTGCTCAGATCGCACCTAAGGAAGCTTGTTGA